Proteins encoded together in one Dehalococcoidia bacterium window:
- a CDS encoding Gfo/Idh/MocA family oxidoreductase, with protein MPEGRLGIGFAGAGFAARFHIQSLVGVRDADVAAVAAPTREHAEEAAALARGLGVGEPAVYASAGEMAKDPRVDAIWICVPNDLRLAVVEEVLDAVKGGASLVGLACEKPLARNVAEARRMVELIQASGLLHGYLENQVFAPSLTRGKEIIWRRAAAIAGRPYLARASEEHSGPHMPWFWSGVRQGGGVLNDMLCHSFEAARFLLTEPGRARSSVEVQEVSAQIASLKWTRPDYQRQLRDATGVDYGTAAAEDFARATVKVSADGQPAIIEATTSWNFVGPGLRLRMELFGPEYSMQVDTLHSDLSVFLSRRISGAEGEDLVEKQNAEQGLMPVIADEAAAYGYTAENRHMVERFLAGRQPDETWEDGLEVTRVLMACYLSAERGATVRFPAAELETFVPAVAQGTWRP; from the coding sequence ATGCCGGAAGGGAGGCTGGGTATCGGCTTCGCCGGAGCGGGCTTCGCGGCGCGCTTCCATATCCAGAGCCTCGTGGGCGTGCGCGACGCCGACGTGGCCGCCGTCGCCGCGCCGACCCGCGAGCACGCCGAGGAGGCGGCCGCGCTGGCCCGTGGCCTCGGCGTCGGCGAGCCTGCTGTCTACGCGAGCGCGGGGGAGATGGCGAAGGACCCTCGCGTCGACGCCATCTGGATCTGCGTCCCGAACGACCTGCGGCTGGCCGTCGTCGAGGAAGTGCTCGATGCCGTGAAAGGCGGGGCCTCGCTGGTTGGGCTGGCGTGCGAAAAGCCGCTGGCCCGCAACGTCGCGGAAGCGCGGCGGATGGTCGAGTTGATCCAGGCCAGCGGCCTCCTGCACGGCTACCTGGAGAACCAGGTGTTCGCGCCCAGCCTTACGCGGGGCAAGGAGATCATCTGGCGGCGGGCTGCCGCTATCGCCGGCAGGCCTTACCTGGCGCGAGCGTCCGAGGAACACAGCGGCCCGCACATGCCCTGGTTCTGGTCCGGCGTCCGGCAGGGCGGCGGCGTCCTCAACGACATGCTCTGCCATTCCTTCGAGGCCGCGCGCTTTCTCCTCACCGAGCCAGGACGGGCGCGCTCCAGCGTCGAAGTGCAGGAAGTCAGCGCCCAGATTGCGTCCCTGAAGTGGACCCGTCCCGACTACCAGCGCCAGCTGCGCGACGCGACAGGCGTCGATTACGGCACGGCCGCGGCGGAGGACTTCGCCCGCGCGACGGTGAAGGTCTCGGCGGACGGGCAGCCGGCAATCATCGAGGCGACAACTTCCTGGAACTTCGTCGGCCCCGGCCTGCGCCTGCGCATGGAGCTATTCGGGCCGGAGTACTCGATGCAGGTGGACACGCTGCATTCCGACCTCTCCGTCTTCCTCTCGCGGCGGATCAGCGGCGCCGAGGGCGAGGACCTGGTCGAGAAGCAGAACGCGGAGCAGGGCCTCATGCCCGTGATCGCTGACGAGGCGGCGGCCTACGGCTATACGGCAGAGAACCGGCACATGGTCGAACGCTTTCTGGCCGGGCGCCAACCGGACGAGACCTGGGAGGACGGGCTCGAGGTCACGCGCGTGCTGATGGCGTGCTACCTTTCGGCCGAGCGCGGGGCGACCGTCCGTTTCCCGGCCGCAGAGCTGGAGACATTCGTGCCGGCCGTGGCGCAGGGGACCTGGCGGCCGTAG
- a CDS encoding S8 family serine peptidase — GARLAPEHRYVRVLNGFASPLDPTALALLDRDREVAGVYPVRVAYPAQVERGPAAPAVVPGLEVPGLDGSGVTVALLDTGVDPSHPYLRRSVLAGLDVISPGSGGIAQPHPLVPGRPERHGTELAGIVTGAEGPGGLHGIAPGASILPIRVAGWQPDAEGGYAVYSRTDQILAGLEAAVDPNGDGDVHDAARIALVGVVEPYASFPDGPLARAIAGATALDVLVVVPAGNDGRAGPSYGSIGGPGGAPDALTVGAADGRLVAPTVRLHVRAGLRVLFEGVMPQGGAPTHLVTAGVAAVPRAVAAAGIGGLFREGLSTVAGRAALLPRGVLSEETVEEAVAAGALAVLVDGLLPAGAFSLDVPPGVPVIGLPGELASTIRAHLAAGVPVTAAIGASAVHPNEAGGAVAAFSSSGLAFGGQVKPDLVAAGVAVPTSEPSRGDDGQVRFGTVSGTSAAAAVAAGAAAVLAQGRPTLDAVALRALLVGAAQRRDLDAAASGAGLLDLRAAVQQELAAEPATISFGAAGGAVRERRLRLRNVSTRPLVVTIETSALAPKGVEVTADPGRIRIRPGRAVEVVLAADTTDLSPQAGAATGELVLRAEGAPDVHVPWAVAVPARETDLLADVSLRTTGSRVTEAEPAVLELVAGAVTAAPQPELRPVALLEVQLLRDGEPVGVLARRRELLPGRYTFALTGRGPSGERLRGGGWEVRVVAFPGDGTRRQVARVPYHLR, encoded by the coding sequence GGGCGCCCGGCTGGCGCCGGAGCACCGCTACGTGCGCGTGCTGAACGGGTTCGCGAGCCCGCTCGATCCGACCGCCCTCGCCCTCCTCGACCGGGACCGGGAGGTCGCCGGCGTCTACCCCGTGCGAGTCGCCTACCCGGCTCAGGTCGAGCGCGGTCCGGCCGCGCCCGCCGTCGTCCCCGGGCTCGAGGTTCCGGGGCTGGACGGGAGCGGCGTGACGGTCGCGCTCCTCGACACGGGCGTCGACCCCTCGCATCCGTACCTGCGCCGCAGCGTGCTCGCCGGCCTCGACGTCATCTCGCCGGGGAGCGGCGGGATCGCGCAGCCGCACCCGCTCGTCCCTGGGCGTCCGGAGCGCCACGGCACGGAGCTGGCCGGGATCGTGACGGGAGCGGAGGGCCCGGGCGGCCTGCACGGGATCGCTCCCGGCGCCTCCATCCTCCCCATCCGGGTCGCCGGGTGGCAGCCCGACGCCGAGGGGGGCTACGCCGTCTACTCGCGCACCGACCAGATCCTGGCGGGCCTCGAGGCGGCGGTCGATCCGAACGGCGACGGGGACGTGCACGACGCTGCACGGATCGCCCTCGTGGGGGTGGTCGAGCCCTACGCGTCCTTCCCGGACGGGCCGCTCGCGCGCGCGATCGCGGGAGCGACCGCGCTCGACGTGCTCGTGGTCGTCCCGGCCGGGAACGACGGGCGGGCGGGGCCGAGCTACGGCAGCATCGGCGGGCCCGGGGGCGCCCCCGACGCGCTGACCGTGGGCGCCGCCGACGGGCGCCTGGTCGCCCCGACCGTCCGCCTGCACGTGCGAGCGGGGCTGCGGGTGTTGTTCGAGGGGGTGATGCCGCAGGGGGGCGCGCCCACCCACCTCGTCACCGCGGGGGTTGCGGCCGTCCCCCGTGCTGTGGCCGCGGCCGGGATCGGAGGGCTCTTCCGGGAAGGGTTGAGCACCGTCGCGGGCCGGGCGGCTCTCCTCCCCCGCGGGGTGCTCTCGGAGGAGACGGTGGAGGAGGCGGTCGCGGCCGGCGCGCTGGCGGTGCTCGTCGACGGGCTCCTGCCCGCCGGCGCCTTCAGCCTCGACGTGCCGCCGGGTGTGCCCGTGATCGGGCTGCCCGGAGAGCTGGCCAGCACGATCCGCGCCCACCTCGCCGCCGGCGTCCCCGTGACCGCGGCGATCGGAGCCAGCGCCGTCCACCCGAACGAGGCCGGCGGCGCGGTCGCGGCCTTCTCCTCCAGCGGGCTCGCCTTCGGAGGGCAGGTCAAGCCCGACCTCGTCGCCGCCGGCGTCGCCGTGCCGACCTCGGAGCCTAGCCGCGGCGACGACGGTCAGGTGCGGTTCGGCACGGTCAGCGGGACGAGCGCGGCCGCCGCCGTCGCGGCCGGGGCGGCGGCGGTCCTCGCCCAGGGGCGACCCACCCTCGACGCGGTCGCGCTGCGCGCGCTGCTCGTCGGCGCCGCGCAACGCCGCGACCTCGACGCGGCCGCATCGGGCGCAGGCCTGCTCGACCTCCGCGCGGCGGTGCAGCAGGAGCTGGCCGCGGAGCCCGCGACGATCTCCTTCGGCGCCGCCGGTGGCGCCGTTCGCGAGCGCAGGCTCCGCCTGCGAAACGTCTCCACGCGTCCGCTCGTGGTCACGATCGAGACCTCCGCGCTCGCGCCGAAGGGAGTCGAGGTCACCGCCGACCCGGGCCGGATCCGGATCCGTCCCGGCCGTGCGGTGGAGGTCGTCCTCGCCGCCGACACCACCGACCTCTCCCCGCAAGCGGGCGCGGCCACGGGGGAGCTCGTGCTGCGGGCCGAGGGGGCGCCGGACGTGCACGTCCCCTGGGCGGTGGCCGTGCCGGCCCGGGAGACCGACCTGCTCGCGGACGTCTCGCTCCGCACGACCGGCTCTCGGGTGACGGAGGCAGAGCCGGCCGTGCTCGAGCTGGTCGCGGGCGCGGTGACGGCGGCCCCCCAACCCGAGCTGCGGCCTGTGGCGCTCCTCGAGGTGCAGCTCCTCCGCGACGGAGAGCCGGTCGGCGTGCTCGCGCGCCGGCGCGAGCTCCTGCCCGGGCGCTACACGTTCGCGCTCACCGGCCGGGGCCCGAGCGGAGAGCGGCTCCGGGGCGGAGGCTGGGAGGTCCGCGTCGTCGCCTTCCCCGGGGACGGCACCCGGCGCCAGGTCGCGCGCGTCCCCTACCACCTCCGCTGA
- a CDS encoding serine hydrolase domain-containing protein has protein sequence MVDEKLNQKVRELLEGQVKSGRQIGTQVAAYRYGKLLVDAWAGTMGPRDPRPVQADTLFPSFSTTKGVAATALHVLADRGVIDYEAPVAKYWPAFAQNGKERITVSQAMSHQAGLHAMPRPMRADFVCDWSAGLRWMEESAPAWEPGTATGYHAITWAWIAGGIIQYASGRHVSEVVEEEIARPLGVSGDMYIGVPAGVEPRLASLLEAGPVVEAAAAQRAGVTPDSDFARAMPTDHDFSWNDMRLRQACVPSANGHFTARALARMYGALANGGEIDGVRLVTPERVREMQRIVTNAPDRVLLGWPLRKGIGYFMGGKTNGVHGAMGPRETAFGHPGAGGSVAFADPEVGLSIAVTINRMYQEMVDPGPDPAFEVCELIRNELGVNG, from the coding sequence ATGGTAGACGAAAAGTTGAACCAGAAAGTCCGCGAGCTGCTGGAAGGCCAGGTGAAGAGCGGGAGGCAGATCGGCACGCAGGTCGCAGCCTACCGATACGGCAAGCTGTTGGTCGACGCCTGGGCGGGTACGATGGGCCCCCGGGACCCGCGCCCCGTCCAGGCTGACACGCTCTTCCCCAGCTTCTCGACGACGAAAGGGGTTGCGGCTACCGCGCTGCACGTCCTTGCCGACCGTGGCGTGATCGACTACGAGGCGCCGGTGGCGAAGTACTGGCCGGCCTTCGCTCAGAACGGCAAGGAGCGCATCACGGTCAGCCAGGCGATGAGCCACCAGGCCGGCCTGCACGCGATGCCGAGGCCTATGCGAGCCGACTTCGTTTGCGACTGGAGCGCAGGGCTGCGCTGGATGGAGGAGAGCGCGCCGGCCTGGGAGCCGGGGACGGCCACGGGCTACCACGCGATCACCTGGGCCTGGATCGCCGGCGGCATCATCCAGTACGCCTCCGGCCGCCACGTGAGCGAGGTGGTCGAAGAAGAGATCGCGAGGCCCCTGGGAGTCAGCGGTGACATGTACATCGGCGTCCCGGCCGGCGTGGAGCCGAGGCTGGCCAGCCTGCTCGAAGCAGGGCCGGTGGTCGAGGCGGCGGCGGCCCAGCGAGCGGGTGTCACGCCCGACAGCGACTTCGCACGGGCCATGCCAACGGACCACGACTTCAGCTGGAACGATATGCGCCTTCGCCAGGCCTGCGTGCCCTCGGCCAACGGTCACTTCACGGCCCGCGCCCTGGCCCGCATGTACGGCGCCCTGGCCAACGGCGGCGAGATCGACGGCGTGCGCCTCGTGACGCCGGAGCGGGTCCGGGAGATGCAGCGCATCGTTACCAACGCCCCGGACCGCGTCCTGCTGGGCTGGCCGCTGCGCAAGGGCATCGGCTATTTCATGGGCGGCAAGACGAACGGAGTGCACGGCGCCATGGGCCCGCGCGAGACCGCCTTCGGCCATCCGGGCGCCGGAGGTTCCGTAGCCTTCGCCGACCCCGAGGTCGGGCTCTCGATCGCCGTGACCATTAACCGCATGTACCAGGAAATGGTGGACCCTGGCCCTGACCCGGCGTTCGAGGTCTGTGAGCTGATCCGAAATGAACTCGGGGTGAACGGTTGA
- a CDS encoding sugar phosphate isomerase/epimerase family protein, with translation MAPDSQPSTLQVSLAAWSMHRLFFAKEIDQLGMLQMCADLGIRGFEFVNTFFPSPQYRYLQRVRKLADELDLRLLLIMCDGEGELAAADAAERRQAVKNHHKWVDIAEVLGCHSIRCNVHGDDSDPAAMLERATESFSALTEYASAAGINVLIENHSQAGHYGCFAEPDWLASLFQTVGRQNFGSLPDFGNFPPQTDRYEAVRKMMPYAKAVSAKCYDFDEAGNETRIDFARMIGIVKEAGYQGFVGIEYEGQRLPEREGILAAKALLERLL, from the coding sequence ATGGCGCCTGACAGCCAGCCCTCCACTCTCCAGGTGTCTCTCGCCGCCTGGTCCATGCACCGGCTCTTCTTCGCCAAGGAAATCGACCAGCTCGGGATGCTGCAGATGTGCGCGGACCTTGGCATCCGCGGCTTCGAGTTCGTGAACACGTTTTTTCCTTCGCCGCAATACCGCTACCTGCAGCGGGTGCGCAAGCTCGCCGATGAGCTTGACCTGCGACTCCTCCTGATCATGTGCGACGGCGAGGGCGAGCTGGCCGCCGCCGACGCAGCCGAACGCCGGCAGGCAGTGAAGAACCATCACAAGTGGGTCGACATCGCCGAAGTGCTCGGTTGTCACTCGATCCGCTGCAACGTCCACGGCGACGACTCCGACCCGGCGGCAATGCTGGAGCGCGCGACCGAGAGCTTCTCGGCCCTGACCGAATACGCGAGCGCGGCCGGTATCAACGTGCTCATCGAGAACCACAGCCAGGCGGGCCACTATGGCTGCTTCGCCGAGCCGGACTGGCTGGCCTCGCTGTTCCAGACGGTCGGAAGGCAGAACTTCGGCTCCCTCCCGGACTTCGGCAACTTCCCGCCCCAGACCGACCGCTACGAGGCCGTGCGCAAGATGATGCCTTACGCAAAGGCGGTCAGCGCCAAATGCTATGACTTCGACGAAGCCGGGAACGAGACCCGCATCGACTTCGCCCGGATGATCGGGATCGTGAAAGAAGCCGGCTATCAGGGCTTCGTCGGCATCGAATATGAGGGCCAGCGGCTGCCGGAGCGGGAAGGCATCCTGGCCGCGAAGGCCCTCCTCGAAAGGCTCCTCTAG
- a CDS encoding nuclear transport factor 2 family protein, producing the protein MGFLGRLFGGEKRAAAERGPPAPATPLVSGNRYWRCPACGGVQGKKELDVTVMTGSPVPAGLVACSKCGREHDAIQVYGGAFDFTGEAEVLSRVQVARRYLEGEMAQDAAAVEALLAPDAVHVSMRGETAGAKAIADRLRNPQGPGAGIMGRLQWSAPQEVEGKVRFEGKPSMPSAPLPGITMTLSFNEANKITRIEMARREA; encoded by the coding sequence ATGGGCTTCCTGGGCAGGCTATTTGGCGGCGAGAAGAGGGCAGCGGCGGAGCGAGGCCCGCCGGCGCCGGCCACGCCGCTAGTGTCCGGCAACCGTTACTGGCGTTGTCCCGCCTGTGGCGGCGTGCAGGGCAAGAAGGAACTGGACGTGACGGTCATGACTGGCTCGCCGGTGCCCGCGGGCCTAGTGGCCTGCTCGAAGTGCGGCCGCGAGCACGATGCCATCCAGGTCTATGGCGGCGCCTTCGACTTCACGGGCGAGGCCGAGGTGCTCTCGCGGGTCCAGGTCGCTCGACGCTACCTCGAGGGGGAGATGGCCCAGGACGCCGCGGCGGTCGAGGCGCTCCTCGCCCCGGACGCAGTCCATGTCTCCATGCGCGGCGAAACAGCCGGGGCGAAGGCGATCGCCGACCGCCTGCGCAACCCCCAAGGCCCGGGGGCCGGCATCATGGGGCGCCTGCAGTGGAGCGCGCCCCAGGAGGTCGAAGGCAAGGTCAGGTTCGAGGGCAAGCCGTCGATGCCCAGCGCGCCCTTGCCTGGCATCACCATGACTCTTTCCTTCAACGAGGCCAACAAGATCACCCGCATAGAGATGGCCCGGCGCGAGGCGTGA
- a CDS encoding Glu/Leu/Phe/Val dehydrogenase — translation MSQAAATSHLRENPFELATAQLRKVGELFALDPNLIRVLSQCKKAVEVSIPVQMDDGSIEVFLGYRVTHNIARGPSKGGIRYHPDVTLDEVKALAMWMTWKCAVVNLPYGGAKGGVIVDPRSLSDGELERLTRRYASEISIIISPEMDVPAPDLGTDPRVMAWIMDTYSMHHGHSTPGVVTGKPVVIGGSRGRYEATGRGVLFITQEACKRRGIPLEGQTVAIQGFGNVGGVAARLLAQAGARIVAVSDSRGGIYKPEGLDVESLYAHRLAGGQLGEHPGADHNHITNAELLELPVDILIPAALEGQVTELNAGKVQAKMIVEAANGPVTPRADEILSARGIYVVPDIVANAGGVVVSYFEWVQDLQSFFWEESEVNTRLQRIMVNAFNEVSTLAHARSLRLREAAYVVAVQRVVDAITARGIYP, via the coding sequence ATGTCTCAAGCCGCGGCGACGTCCCATCTCCGCGAGAACCCGTTCGAGCTGGCGACGGCGCAGCTGCGGAAGGTGGGCGAGCTCTTCGCCCTCGATCCGAACCTGATCCGCGTCCTCTCCCAGTGCAAGAAGGCGGTCGAGGTCTCGATCCCCGTCCAGATGGACGACGGGTCGATCGAGGTCTTCCTCGGCTATCGGGTCACCCACAACATCGCCCGCGGGCCCTCGAAAGGGGGCATCCGCTACCACCCCGACGTGACCCTGGACGAGGTCAAGGCGCTGGCGATGTGGATGACCTGGAAGTGCGCCGTGGTCAATCTGCCCTACGGGGGAGCGAAGGGCGGCGTCATCGTCGACCCGCGCTCGCTGTCAGATGGCGAGCTGGAAAGATTAACGCGACGCTACGCTTCCGAGATCAGCATCATCATCAGCCCGGAAATGGACGTCCCGGCGCCGGACCTCGGCACGGACCCGCGCGTGATGGCGTGGATCATGGACACCTACAGCATGCACCATGGCCATTCGACGCCGGGCGTCGTCACCGGAAAGCCCGTCGTCATCGGCGGCAGCCGCGGCCGCTATGAGGCGACGGGGCGGGGCGTGCTCTTCATCACTCAGGAGGCGTGCAAACGGCGCGGGATACCGCTCGAAGGCCAGACGGTCGCTATCCAGGGGTTTGGCAATGTGGGAGGCGTCGCCGCGAGGCTGCTGGCGCAGGCCGGCGCCCGCATCGTCGCCGTGAGTGACTCGCGGGGCGGCATCTACAAGCCCGAGGGGCTGGACGTCGAGTCCCTGTACGCTCACCGCCTCGCCGGCGGCCAGCTGGGCGAACACCCCGGCGCCGACCACAACCACATCACAAACGCCGAGCTGCTAGAGCTGCCGGTCGACATCCTCATCCCCGCGGCCCTCGAGGGCCAGGTGACGGAGCTCAATGCCGGCAAGGTGCAGGCGAAGATGATCGTCGAGGCTGCTAACGGGCCGGTGACACCGCGGGCGGACGAGATCCTCTCCGCCCGCGGCATCTACGTCGTGCCGGACATCGTGGCTAACGCCGGAGGGGTCGTCGTCTCTTACTTCGAGTGGGTGCAGGACCTGCAGTCCTTCTTCTGGGAGGAGTCGGAGGTCAACACCCGCCTTCAGCGCATCATGGTCAACGCGTTCAACGAGGTGTCGACCCTCGCCCACGCCCGGAGTCTTCGTCTGCGAGAAGCGGCCTACGTGGTGGCGGTGCAGCGCGTGGTCGACGCCATTACCGCGCGCGGCATTTACCCCTGA
- a CDS encoding VOC family protein: MTRLNPYLNFPGNAEEAFNFYKSVFGGEFSALVRFKDMPMEGASVSPADENKILHIGLPIGDNVLMASDAPEGMGPKVNFGNHAYISVHPDSRAEADRIFNALSAGGEIEMPIGDQAWGDYYGSFKDRFGVQWMVNYSPAAAS; encoded by the coding sequence ATGACCAGGCTGAACCCGTACTTGAACTTCCCCGGCAACGCGGAAGAAGCGTTCAACTTCTACAAGTCGGTCTTTGGCGGCGAATTCAGCGCGCTCGTCCGGTTCAAGGACATGCCGATGGAGGGCGCGAGCGTCTCCCCGGCTGACGAGAACAAGATCCTGCACATAGGCCTGCCGATCGGGGACAACGTCCTGATGGCGTCGGACGCTCCCGAGGGCATGGGGCCAAAGGTCAACTTTGGCAACCACGCCTACATTTCCGTCCACCCCGACAGCAGGGCCGAGGCAGACCGCATCTTCAACGCCCTCTCCGCCGGTGGCGAAATCGAGATGCCCATCGGCGACCAGGCCTGGGGCGACTACTACGGCAGCTTCAAAGACAGATTTGGCGTGCAGTGGATGGTGAACTACTCGCCAGCCGCCGCCTCCTGA
- a CDS encoding Gfo/Idh/MocA family oxidoreductase produces MAGGGPKVAVVGAGWIATHGHLPGYRKAGARLVGLADIVPGLAAKVGAEYGVERAYTDWREMLAREKPEVVSVCVPNVFHREVVMEALAAGAHVLCEKPLATSLAEAEAMFEAAARAGSYLMVEQNLRFRPVNVAIKERIAAGEFGRVYHANAVYIRRLGIPTWGSFTQRRFSHGGAMLDIGVHVIDCAMWFMGRPRPVEVMAQVGTFFGNRPEVAAARRNAWDPAAFDVDDFGAAFVRFEDGATMTVQASWASHIEREREYIHILGTHAGADNEARMVYRWDKGEKVDEPLDVPRSSGWEEAVAHFLAVVEGKEHLRVLPEETLNVQRVLDACYESSRIGRAVRLDA; encoded by the coding sequence GTGGCGGGCGGAGGCCCGAAGGTCGCCGTGGTCGGCGCGGGGTGGATCGCCACCCACGGACACCTGCCCGGGTACCGCAAGGCGGGCGCCCGCCTGGTCGGCCTGGCCGACATCGTCCCCGGGCTGGCCGCGAAGGTCGGCGCCGAATACGGGGTCGAGCGCGCCTATACCGACTGGCGCGAGATGCTGGCGCGCGAGAAGCCAGAGGTCGTCAGCGTCTGCGTCCCCAACGTCTTCCATCGCGAGGTCGTGATGGAGGCGCTGGCTGCCGGGGCGCACGTCCTCTGCGAAAAGCCGCTCGCGACCTCGCTCGCCGAGGCGGAAGCCATGTTCGAGGCCGCGGCCAGGGCAGGCTCCTACCTGATGGTGGAGCAGAACCTGCGCTTCCGGCCGGTGAACGTCGCGATCAAGGAGCGCATCGCCGCGGGCGAGTTCGGCCGCGTGTACCACGCGAACGCGGTCTACATCCGGCGCCTCGGCATCCCGACCTGGGGCTCTTTCACGCAACGGCGCTTCTCCCACGGCGGCGCGATGCTCGACATCGGCGTGCACGTGATCGACTGCGCCATGTGGTTCATGGGCCGGCCGCGGCCGGTAGAGGTGATGGCCCAGGTCGGCACCTTCTTCGGCAACCGCCCGGAGGTTGCCGCGGCCCGCCGCAACGCCTGGGACCCGGCCGCGTTCGACGTCGATGACTTCGGGGCGGCCTTCGTGCGCTTCGAGGACGGCGCGACCATGACGGTGCAGGCTTCGTGGGCCTCGCATATCGAGCGCGAGCGCGAGTACATCCACATCCTCGGTACCCATGCCGGCGCGGACAACGAAGCGCGCATGGTCTACAGGTGGGACAAGGGCGAAAAGGTGGACGAGCCGCTAGACGTCCCGCGCTCGTCTGGTTGGGAAGAAGCGGTCGCGCACTTCCTGGCGGTCGTCGAGGGCAAGGAGCACCTGCGAGTGCTCCCCGAAGAGACACTCAACGTCCAGCGCGTCCTGGATGCGTGCTACGAATCTTCCCGCATCGGGCGGGCCGTCCGCCTGGACGCTTAA
- a CDS encoding LLM class flavin-dependent oxidoreductase: MQPSALKVGVSLTTALPRSIPAREAGRMLVERARAVREAGLDSLFVGDHHNTPGHYFQGIPTIGRLMAETGDMVTGALFLLPLYQPYLLAEQVGTLAALAQGPFVVIVAAGEGEEQFSPFAVPLKTRPSRMEEHLTILRRLLDGERLTFEGRYHTLTDAAISPLPPQPVPIWVGASARPALERAGRMGDAWLAAPSVFGERLQVEADIYRQAAAAAGREPHLAIRRDIYVGETDADAEAATRPVLERGYRGFSPETLVIGGAQRVAEEFAGLAEMGFEHVLVRHIVLDQALVLASYRRLGQMVLPLLRRQ; this comes from the coding sequence GTGCAGCCCTCCGCCCTCAAGGTCGGCGTCTCGCTCACCACCGCTCTCCCGCGCTCGATCCCCGCGCGGGAAGCCGGACGCATGCTGGTGGAGCGGGCGCGCGCGGTGCGCGAAGCAGGGCTCGACTCCCTTTTCGTCGGTGACCACCACAACACGCCCGGGCACTACTTCCAGGGCATCCCGACGATTGGGCGACTGATGGCCGAGACGGGCGACATGGTCACGGGCGCTCTCTTCCTCCTGCCCCTTTACCAGCCCTACCTCCTCGCCGAGCAGGTCGGCACGCTGGCGGCGCTGGCCCAGGGCCCCTTCGTGGTCATCGTCGCGGCGGGTGAGGGCGAGGAGCAGTTCTCGCCCTTCGCTGTGCCCCTGAAGACCCGGCCCAGCCGCATGGAAGAGCACCTCACGATCCTGCGCCGGCTGCTGGACGGCGAGCGCCTGACGTTCGAGGGCCGCTATCACACGCTCACCGACGCCGCCATCTCGCCGCTGCCACCGCAGCCTGTCCCGATCTGGGTCGGCGCCAGCGCCAGGCCGGCGCTCGAACGCGCCGGTCGCATGGGAGACGCCTGGCTCGCCGCGCCGTCGGTGTTCGGTGAGAGGCTACAGGTGGAGGCCGATATCTACCGCCAGGCAGCGGCAGCGGCCGGCCGCGAGCCCCACCTCGCCATCCGCCGCGACATCTACGTGGGCGAGACCGACGCCGACGCCGAGGCAGCGACACGGCCCGTCCTCGAGCGCGGCTACCGCGGCTTCAGTCCAGAGACGCTCGTGATCGGCGGGGCCCAGCGCGTCGCCGAGGAGTTCGCCGGCCTCGCCGAGATGGGCTTCGAGCATGTGCTCGTGCGCCACATCGTCCTCGACCAGGCCCTGGTCCTGGCGTCCTACAGGCGCCTGGGCCAGATGGTGCTCCCGTTGCTGCGGCGGCAGTAG
- a CDS encoding DUF1080 domain-containing protein has translation MTAQSDRRQLFNGRDLDGWEHVGPGGFTVVDGCLQTEGGMGLLWYTRETFGDCTLRVVYRTTRREDNSGIFIRIAAPPPDPWFAVHNGYEVQINAGQDEWHRTGVIYSMTRTSLEPDRPPGEWNTMDIDLDGERVRVTLNGVLLTDFDPSQPVPPRQRDYEPERGPRPARGYIGLQNHDAASVVRFREVSVAPLRAGGR, from the coding sequence GTGACCGCGCAGTCTGATCGACGTCAGCTCTTCAACGGCCGGGACCTCGACGGCTGGGAGCACGTGGGGCCGGGCGGCTTCACGGTTGTGGACGGCTGCCTCCAGACCGAGGGCGGGATGGGGCTCCTCTGGTACACGCGCGAGACCTTCGGCGACTGCACGCTGCGCGTCGTGTACCGGACCACGCGTCGCGAGGACAATTCCGGGATTTTCATCCGCATCGCCGCGCCGCCGCCGGATCCCTGGTTCGCCGTGCACAACGGCTATGAGGTGCAGATCAACGCCGGCCAGGACGAATGGCACCGCACTGGCGTCATCTACTCCATGACACGCACCTCGCTGGAGCCGGACAGGCCCCCGGGCGAGTGGAACACGATGGACATTGACCTCGACGGCGAGCGCGTCCGCGTGACACTCAACGGCGTCCTCCTCACGGACTTCGACCCCTCCCAGCCGGTGCCGCCACGCCAACGGGACTACGAGCCGGAGCGCGGCCCACGCCCGGCGCGAGGGTACATCGGCCTGCAGAACCACGACGCCGCGTCCGTGGTCCGCTTCCGCGAGGTGAGCGTTGCCCCGCTACGAGCGGGCGGACGCTAA